The following proteins are encoded in a genomic region of Streptomyces lunaelactis:
- the rpsN gene encoding 30S ribosomal protein S14, with amino-acid sequence MAKKSKIVRNERRKVVVDRYAARRAELKEIIRRPGTGEDERLAAQAELRRQPRDASATRVRNRDSVDGRPRGHLRKFGLSRVRLREQAHAGFLPGVRKSSW; translated from the coding sequence ATGGCCAAGAAGAGCAAGATCGTCCGCAATGAGCGGCGCAAGGTGGTCGTGGACCGGTACGCGGCGCGGCGGGCGGAGTTGAAGGAGATCATCCGCAGGCCCGGCACGGGCGAGGACGAACGGCTCGCCGCGCAGGCCGAGTTGCGACGCCAGCCGCGCGACGCGAGCGCCACGCGGGTGCGGAACCGGGACAGCGTGGACGGCCGGCCGCGCGGGCATCTGCGGAAGTTCGGCCTCTCCCGGGTGCGGCTGCGTGAGCAGGCACACGCCGGATTCCTCCCTGGGGTGCGCAAGTCCTCCTGGTAG
- the rpmB gene encoding 50S ribosomal protein L28: MSAHCQLTGAQPGFGNNISHSHRRTSRRFDPNIQRKRYWLASEGRHVRLTLSARAIKAIDTIGIEAAVARIRARGVKV, from the coding sequence GTGTCCGCGCACTGCCAGCTGACCGGCGCCCAGCCGGGCTTCGGCAACAACATCTCCCACTCGCACCGGCGCACATCGCGCCGCTTCGACCCCAACATCCAGCGCAAGCGCTACTGGCTCGCGAGCGAGGGCCGCCATGTCCGGCTCACGCTCAGCGCCCGCGCGATCAAGGCCATCGACACGATCGGGATCGAGGCCGCCGTGGCCCGTATCCGTGCCCGCGGGGTGAAGGTCTGA
- the rpmG gene encoding 50S ribosomal protein L33, protein MARNELRPIIKLRSTAGTGYTYVTRKNRRNDPDRLTLRKYDPMVGKHVDFREER, encoded by the coding sequence ATGGCCCGCAACGAACTCCGCCCGATCATCAAGCTCCGCTCCACGGCGGGCACCGGCTACACGTATGTGACCCGCAAGAACCGCCGTAACGACCCCGACCGCCTGACGCTGCGCAAGTACGACCCGATGGTCGGCAAGCACGTCGACTTCCGAGAGGAGCGCTGA
- a CDS encoding type B 50S ribosomal protein L31, which translates to MKPGIHPTYGPVVFRDKVADFAILTRSTATSEKTVEWEDGNTYPVIDVEISSASHPFYTGTARVMDTAGRVERFERRYGGRGGRG; encoded by the coding sequence ATGAAGCCCGGAATACACCCCACGTACGGCCCCGTCGTCTTCCGCGACAAGGTGGCCGACTTCGCCATCCTCACCCGCTCGACCGCCACCAGTGAGAAGACCGTCGAGTGGGAGGACGGCAACACCTATCCCGTGATCGACGTCGAGATCTCCTCGGCGAGCCACCCCTTCTACACGGGGACGGCGCGCGTGATGGACACGGCGGGCCGGGTGGAGCGCTTCGAGCGCCGCTACGGAGGCCGGGGAGGCCGGGGGTGA
- a CDS encoding CobW family GTP-binding protein: MSSPVLSVALVGGLHSDARKAAVERLLATVPGSVALHHDLSTAVRGTVVRTVRDALGVRATGETPLVNDCACCALREDLVPELERLADDGVTRLAVVELWDSVEPEAMAEVVAAHGGERLTVTAVMTAVDPALLLPYLGNSDDLLDAGLAAAASDQRTVADTWARQLEYAPVLAVVESEEADDEDRALLAQLHPTARRIAVEGPELGAAALAGFDVEAAAAAQHPACALLPQDADDCGVGTYVWHRSRPFHPERLYRALEDLTCAAARSRGRFWLADRPDTLLAWDAAGGALCVENAGPWLASLPDAAWEMVPPVRRAAAALDWHPEHGDCCQHLVFTSPGLDRDGLEQLLESCLLTDAEYAAGREAWKRLPPAFDSLLEV; encoded by the coding sequence GTGAGCAGTCCAGTCCTCTCCGTCGCGCTCGTCGGCGGACTGCACTCGGATGCCCGCAAGGCAGCGGTGGAGCGGCTGCTGGCCACCGTGCCCGGCAGCGTCGCGCTCCACCACGACCTCTCGACCGCCGTGCGGGGCACGGTCGTTCGCACGGTCCGCGACGCGCTCGGCGTACGCGCCACCGGCGAGACGCCGCTGGTCAACGACTGTGCCTGCTGCGCGCTGCGCGAGGATCTGGTGCCCGAGCTGGAGCGGCTCGCGGACGACGGGGTCACCCGCCTCGCGGTCGTCGAGCTCTGGGACTCCGTCGAACCCGAGGCGATGGCCGAGGTCGTCGCGGCGCACGGCGGCGAACGGCTCACCGTGACCGCGGTGATGACCGCCGTCGACCCGGCGCTGCTGCTGCCGTATCTCGGCAACAGCGACGACCTGTTGGACGCGGGCCTCGCGGCCGCCGCCTCCGACCAGCGCACGGTCGCCGACACCTGGGCGCGCCAGCTGGAGTACGCGCCCGTGCTCGCCGTCGTCGAGAGCGAGGAGGCCGACGACGAGGACCGCGCGCTGCTGGCCCAGCTGCATCCGACCGCCCGCCGGATCGCCGTGGAGGGACCCGAGTTGGGCGCCGCCGCGCTCGCCGGCTTCGACGTCGAGGCGGCCGCGGCCGCCCAGCACCCGGCCTGTGCGCTGCTGCCGCAGGACGCGGACGACTGCGGAGTCGGTACGTACGTCTGGCACCGCAGCCGCCCCTTCCACCCGGAGCGGCTCTACCGGGCGCTGGAGGATCTGACCTGCGCGGCGGCCCGCAGCCGCGGCCGGTTCTGGCTCGCCGACCGCCCGGACACCCTGCTGGCCTGGGACGCGGCGGGCGGCGCGCTCTGTGTGGAGAACGCGGGCCCCTGGCTCGCCTCGCTGCCCGACGCCGCCTGGGAGATGGTCCCGCCGGTCCGCAGGGCGGCCGCCGCGCTGGACTGGCACCCCGAGCACGGGGACTGCTGTCAGCACCTGGTCTTCACCTCGCCCGGTCTGGACCGCGACGGTCTGGAACAGCTCCTCGAATCCTGCCTGTTGACCGATGCCGAGTACGCCGCGGGCCGCGAGGCCTGGAAGCGGCTGCCGCCCGCCTTCGACTCCCTCCTGGAGGTCTGA
- the rpsR gene encoding 30S ribosomal protein S18 — MSPRRTDPRKPVKSRPNPLDQARITYVDYKDTDLLRRFISDRGKIRSRRVTRVSAQQRQLARAVKNAREMALLPYSSGK, encoded by the coding sequence ATGTCCCCCCGCCGCACCGACCCGCGCAAGCCGGTCAAGTCCCGCCCGAATCCGCTGGACCAGGCCAGGATCACCTACGTCGACTACAAGGACACGGACCTGCTCCGCAGGTTCATCTCGGACCGCGGCAAGATCCGCAGCCGCCGGGTGACCCGGGTGAGCGCCCAGCAGCGGCAGTTGGCGCGGGCCGTCAAGAACGCCCGCGAGATGGCGCTGCTGCCGTACTCCTCCGGGAAGTGA
- a CDS encoding DUF397 domain-containing protein codes for MHHAYNGMAATELHGVVWQKSRHSNSQGSCVEFAKLPGGDVAMRNSRHPDGPALVYTPAEIEALLLGVKDGEFDHLIAGS; via the coding sequence GTGCACCACGCGTACAACGGCATGGCGGCCACGGAGCTTCACGGGGTCGTCTGGCAGAAGAGCAGGCACAGCAACTCCCAGGGATCGTGCGTGGAGTTCGCCAAGCTGCCCGGTGGTGACGTGGCGATGCGCAACTCGCGGCACCCCGACGGCCCCGCACTCGTATATACGCCTGCGGAGATAGAAGCGTTGCTTCTGGGCGTCAAGGACGGGGAGTTCGACCATCTGATCGCGGGGAGCTAG
- a CDS encoding ATP-binding protein: protein MGTNGSTMLEPLRQGLPPIDPAAVSSSASCALPARFEAVRGARQFTKATLGQWDLSDRFDDVALVVSELVTNALRHALPADTPRESQEPPVRLHLMRWTSRLVCAVRDPSHAGPGAGAGESDDAPFPDPCGAAESGRGLFLVDSFSDSWGWHPLAGTLHGKVVWALFRLG from the coding sequence ATGGGGACGAATGGATCGACCATGCTCGAGCCGTTACGGCAGGGGCTTCCCCCCATCGATCCCGCAGCGGTCTCCAGCTCCGCCTCGTGCGCTCTGCCTGCCCGCTTCGAAGCGGTGCGCGGAGCACGGCAGTTCACCAAGGCGACGCTCGGCCAGTGGGATCTGAGCGACCGTTTCGACGATGTCGCGCTGGTCGTCTCCGAACTCGTCACCAACGCGCTGCGGCACGCGCTGCCCGCGGACACTCCACGGGAGAGTCAGGAACCGCCCGTCCGGCTGCACTTGATGCGCTGGACGAGCCGGCTGGTGTGCGCGGTGCGCGATCCCAGCCATGCCGGCCCCGGGGCCGGGGCCGGCGAGAGCGACGACGCCCCTTTTCCCGACCCCTGTGGCGCGGCCGAGTCGGGCCGCGGACTGTTCCTGGTGGATTCCTTCAGCGACAGCTGGGGCTGGCACCCGCTCGCCGGGACGCTGCACGGCAAGGTGGTCTGGGCGCTGTTCCGCCTGGGCTAG
- a CDS encoding helix-turn-helix domain-containing protein produces MTAGESSGSVVRRILLGSQLRRLRESRGITREAAGYSIRASESKISRMELGRVSFKARDVEDLLTLYGVADEAERGSLLGLAKEANVAGWWHSYGDVLPGWFQTYVGLEGAASLIRIYEVQFVHGLLQTEAYAHAVVTRGIPDAPRAEIDRRVALRLERQKVLVSERAPRLHAVLDEAALRRPYGDRAVMQGQLRHLIEVSEQPNVTLQVMPFSFGGHAGESGAFTMLRFPESDLSDIVYLEQLTSALYLDKREEVALYERVMTRLHEDSPDPAESRDLLRGLLQLT; encoded by the coding sequence GTGACCGCAGGCGAGTCGAGCGGTTCCGTGGTGCGGCGCATCCTGTTGGGCTCGCAGCTGAGGCGGCTGCGGGAATCGCGAGGCATCACTCGTGAGGCGGCCGGGTACTCGATCCGCGCATCCGAATCCAAGATCAGCCGCATGGAGTTGGGACGGGTGAGCTTCAAGGCGCGGGACGTCGAGGATCTGCTGACGCTCTACGGAGTCGCCGACGAAGCGGAACGCGGGTCACTGCTGGGCCTCGCCAAGGAGGCCAATGTCGCGGGGTGGTGGCACAGCTACGGCGATGTGCTGCCCGGCTGGTTTCAGACATATGTGGGGCTGGAAGGCGCCGCCTCGCTCATCCGTATCTATGAAGTGCAGTTCGTGCACGGCCTGCTGCAGACCGAGGCGTACGCCCACGCCGTCGTCACCCGCGGTATCCCCGACGCCCCCCGCGCCGAGATCGACCGCCGGGTCGCGCTCCGGCTCGAGCGCCAGAAGGTCCTCGTCTCCGAGCGCGCGCCACGCTTGCACGCCGTGCTCGACGAGGCCGCGCTGCGCCGCCCCTATGGTGACCGTGCCGTGATGCAGGGCCAGCTGAGGCATCTGATCGAGGTCTCCGAGCAGCCGAACGTCACGCTGCAGGTGATGCCGTTCAGCTTCGGCGGGCACGCCGGCGAGAGCGGCGCCTTCACCATGCTGCGCTTCCCGGAGTCCGATCTCTCAGACATCGTCTATCTGGAGCAGCTCACCAGCGCGCTGTATCTGGACAAGCGCGAAGAGGTCGCCCTGTACGAACGGGTGATGACGCGGCTCCACGAGGACAGCCCGGATCCGGCCGAGAGTCGTGACCTTCTCCGTGGTCTACTCCAACTCACCTGA
- a CDS encoding aldehyde dehydrogenase family protein encodes MSFFTELAHQYIDGEWRPGSGSWDIIDFNPYDGEKLASIQVATVAEVDQAYRAAERAQVGWAATNPYSRRLVFERALRIIEDREQEITEAIIAELGGTHLKAAFELHLVKEFLREAVQLALRPEGRILPSPIDGKENRVYRLPVGVVGVISPFNFPFLLSVKSVAPALALGNAVVLKPHQNTPICGGSLVAKVFEDAGLPAGLLNVVITDIAEIGDALIEHPVPKAISFTGSDKVGQHVATVCAANFKRAILELGGNSALIVLDDADVDYAVDAAVFSRFVHQGQVCMAANRILVDRSVEKEFTEKFVAKVRTLKVGDPADPTTHIGPLINSTQADAVTSLVEATVEGGATALLRGSAEGNLVGPSVLTGLADDSPILSQEIFGPVALLVPFDGEDEAVRIANETPYGLSGAVHTGDVERGVRIAQRINTGMIHINDSTVHDEPIVPFGGEKHSGSGRLNGESMIEAFTTQKWISVQHGRSQFPF; translated from the coding sequence ATGTCCTTCTTCACCGAGCTGGCCCACCAGTACATCGATGGCGAGTGGAGGCCCGGCAGCGGCTCCTGGGACATCATCGATTTCAACCCGTACGACGGGGAGAAGCTGGCCTCGATCCAGGTGGCCACCGTGGCGGAGGTGGACCAGGCGTACCGCGCCGCCGAGCGTGCGCAGGTCGGCTGGGCCGCCACCAATCCGTACAGCCGCCGACTGGTCTTCGAGCGTGCCCTGCGCATCATCGAGGACCGCGAGCAGGAGATCACCGAGGCGATCATCGCGGAGCTCGGCGGCACGCATCTGAAGGCGGCCTTCGAGCTGCACCTCGTCAAGGAGTTCCTGCGCGAGGCGGTGCAGCTGGCGCTGCGGCCCGAGGGCCGGATCCTGCCCTCGCCGATCGACGGCAAGGAGAACCGCGTCTACCGCCTGCCGGTCGGCGTCGTGGGTGTCATCAGCCCCTTCAACTTCCCCTTCCTGCTGTCGGTCAAGTCGGTCGCGCCGGCCCTGGCGCTCGGCAACGCCGTGGTGCTCAAGCCGCACCAGAACACGCCGATCTGCGGCGGATCCCTGGTGGCCAAGGTCTTCGAGGACGCGGGCCTGCCCGCCGGACTGCTGAACGTCGTCATCACCGACATAGCCGAGATTGGCGACGCGCTGATCGAGCACCCGGTGCCGAAGGCGATCTCCTTCACCGGCTCGGACAAGGTGGGGCAGCACGTCGCCACCGTCTGCGCGGCGAACTTCAAGCGCGCCATCCTCGAACTGGGCGGCAACAGCGCCCTGATCGTGCTGGACGACGCCGATGTCGACTACGCGGTGGACGCGGCGGTCTTCAGCCGCTTCGTGCACCAGGGCCAGGTCTGCATGGCCGCCAACCGCATCCTGGTGGACCGGTCGGTGGAGAAGGAGTTCACCGAGAAGTTCGTCGCCAAGGTCAGGACCCTGAAGGTCGGCGACCCGGCGGACCCGACGACCCACATCGGCCCGCTCATCAACTCCACGCAGGCCGACGCGGTCACCTCGCTGGTCGAGGCGACCGTCGAGGGCGGCGCGACCGCGCTGCTGCGCGGCAGCGCCGAGGGCAATCTGGTGGGCCCGTCCGTGCTGACCGGCCTGGCGGACGACTCGCCGATCCTGTCGCAGGAGATCTTCGGCCCGGTGGCGCTCTTGGTGCCGTTCGACGGGGAGGACGAGGCGGTCAGGATCGCCAACGAAACTCCGTACGGCCTGAGCGGCGCCGTACACACCGGTGATGTCGAGCGCGGTGTACGGATCGCCCAGCGGATCAACACGGGCATGATCCACATCAACGACAGCACGGTCCACGACGAGCCGATCGTCCCCTTCGGCGGCGAGAAGCACTCCGGCAGCGGACGGCTGAACGGCGAGTCGATGATCGAGGCCTTCACCACCCAGAAGTGGATCTCGGTGCAGCACGGCCGCTCGCAGTTCCCGTTCTGA
- a CDS encoding DinB family protein, whose translation MVTHVPAEAQGDERGALLSFVEAQRGAIRRSVLGLTEEQAASRPSASELSLSGLLKHVAETELNWLRMAQQKPNEKARTRETWGDSFRLVGDETVPGMLAFWDSVAKETEDFIHSVPSLNDTFPLPPAPWFPKDGAVSMRWLLLHLVEEIGRHAGHADIIRESLDGKGAFDLIALERG comes from the coding sequence ATGGTCACTCACGTTCCCGCAGAGGCTCAGGGCGACGAGCGTGGCGCGCTCCTCTCCTTCGTCGAGGCGCAGCGCGGTGCGATCCGCCGCTCGGTGCTGGGCCTGACCGAGGAGCAGGCGGCGAGCCGCCCGAGCGCCAGCGAGCTCTCGCTCTCCGGGCTGCTCAAGCATGTCGCGGAGACGGAGCTGAACTGGCTGCGGATGGCGCAGCAGAAGCCGAACGAGAAGGCGCGCACCCGGGAGACCTGGGGCGACAGCTTCCGTCTCGTCGGGGACGAGACGGTCCCGGGGATGCTTGCCTTCTGGGACTCGGTGGCCAAGGAGACCGAGGACTTCATCCACTCGGTGCCCAGCCTGAATGACACCTTCCCGTTGCCTCCCGCACCCTGGTTCCCCAAGGACGGCGCGGTGTCGATGCGCTGGCTGCTGCTGCACCTGGTCGAGGAGATCGGCCGGCACGCGGGCCACGCGGACATCATCCGCGAATCGCTGGACGGCAAGGGTGCCTTCGACCTGATCGCTCTCGAGCGGGGATGA
- a CDS encoding PadR family transcriptional regulator, with amino-acid sequence MSAIRLLVLGAVRMHGRAHGYQVRNDLEYWGAHEWSNAKPGSIYHALKQMAKQGLLHAHEIAPSTAGGPPRTEYEITEKGTEEYFGLLRESLTTYDQKMDVLSAGIGFIVDLEREEAVALLKERVRGLREWRSSVTDYYTPEDGPESIGHIGEIMNLWVSSADSGAEWTQGLIRRIEAGAYTFAGEGDPFVGVLAEGEENPYATGEPHAGDRL; translated from the coding sequence ATGTCAGCGATCCGTTTGCTCGTGCTCGGTGCCGTCCGCATGCACGGGCGGGCCCACGGCTATCAGGTGCGCAACGACCTGGAGTACTGGGGCGCCCACGAGTGGTCCAACGCCAAGCCCGGCTCGATCTATCACGCGCTGAAGCAGATGGCGAAGCAAGGACTGCTGCACGCCCACGAGATCGCGCCCTCCACGGCCGGCGGGCCGCCGCGTACCGAGTACGAGATCACCGAGAAGGGGACCGAGGAGTACTTCGGGCTGCTGCGGGAGTCCCTGACGACCTACGACCAGAAGATGGACGTGCTCTCGGCGGGGATCGGCTTCATCGTCGATCTGGAGCGGGAGGAGGCCGTGGCGCTGCTGAAGGAGCGGGTGCGCGGCCTGCGGGAGTGGCGGTCGTCGGTGACCGACTACTACACGCCCGAGGACGGGCCCGAGTCGATCGGGCACATCGGCGAGATCATGAACCTGTGGGTCTCCTCCGCCGACTCGGGCGCGGAATGGACGCAGGGCCTGATCCGGCGGATCGAGGCCGGGGCGTACACCTTCGCGGGGGAGGGCGATCCCTTTGTCGGCGTCCTCGCGGAGGGCGAGGAGAACCCGTACGCGACGGGTGAGCCGCACGCGGGAGATCGACTCTAA
- a CDS encoding ATP-binding cassette domain-containing protein, translating into MTDAIVIEGARKRYGEKQALDGLDLVVERGTVHGVLGPNGAGKTTAVRIMATLLRHDEGVVRVAGRDVRTEAAEVRRRIGLLGQHAAVDEKLSGRQNLEMFGRLYHLGARRAGVRADELLERFGLADTGRKAVEQYSGGMRRRLDLAASLITEPEVLFLDEPTTGLDPRGRAEVWSAVRSLVGGGTTVLLTTQYLEEADQLADRISVIDSGRVVAGGTADELKAKVGGDRIDVVLRDAAGLGLVATLLPGGATVDEDRRLISAPVSDRMAALTETVRALETAGVEAEDIVLRRPTLDEAFLHLTKEGVA; encoded by the coding sequence ATGACGGACGCGATCGTCATAGAGGGTGCGCGGAAGCGGTACGGGGAGAAGCAGGCCCTGGACGGGCTGGATCTGGTGGTGGAGCGCGGCACGGTGCACGGGGTGCTCGGGCCCAACGGGGCGGGGAAGACCACCGCCGTACGCATCATGGCCACGCTGCTGCGGCACGACGAGGGCGTGGTGCGGGTGGCCGGCCGCGATGTACGGACCGAGGCGGCCGAGGTGCGGCGGCGGATCGGGCTGCTCGGGCAGCACGCCGCGGTCGACGAGAAGCTCAGCGGCCGGCAGAACCTGGAGATGTTCGGGCGGCTCTACCACCTGGGCGCGCGGCGGGCGGGCGTCCGGGCGGACGAGCTGCTCGAGCGGTTCGGGCTCGCGGACACCGGACGCAAGGCGGTCGAACAGTACAGCGGCGGGATGCGCAGGCGGCTCGATCTGGCGGCCTCGCTGATCACCGAGCCCGAGGTGCTGTTCCTGGACGAGCCGACGACGGGTCTCGACCCGCGCGGGCGGGCGGAGGTCTGGAGCGCGGTGCGCTCGCTGGTCGGCGGCGGCACGACCGTGCTGCTGACCACGCAGTATCTGGAGGAGGCCGACCAACTGGCCGACCGTATCTCGGTGATCGACTCCGGGCGGGTCGTCGCGGGCGGCACGGCCGACGAGCTGAAGGCCAAGGTCGGGGGCGACCGGATCGACGTCGTCCTGCGCGACGCGGCGGGGCTGGGCCTCGTCGCGACGCTGTTGCCGGGCGGGGCGACGGTCGACGAGGACCGGCGGCTGATCAGCGCACCCGTCAGTGACCGCATGGCCGCGCTCACCGAGACCGTACGGGCGCTGGAGACGGCCGGGGTCGAGGCGGAGGACATCGTGCTGCGCCGCCCCACTCTCGACGAAGCCTTTCTGCATCTCACGAAGGAGGGCGTGGCATGA
- a CDS encoding ABC transporter permease, with product MSTTLSWAVTDSWTMTRRELAHWARQPVQVVVGLVFPVMLLLMFGYLIGGGRGVEGEYVGFLVPGMLALTMAFGLESTMLAVTQDLGKGVIDRFRSMPMASSAVLVGRSVADMLQSAVSVVVMIGVGYAIGWRWHGSFGALLGAVGLLLLLRFAMLWIGICLAMVAGKPEMVQAVQILVWPIGFLSNAFAAPSSMPGWLGAAVEWNPLSATATAVRDLSGIAVDGSWTAEHAQLMAVAWPLVLVAVFFPLAVGRFRRLSH from the coding sequence ATGAGTACGACGCTGAGCTGGGCGGTCACGGATTCCTGGACCATGACCCGGCGCGAACTCGCGCACTGGGCGCGGCAGCCGGTGCAGGTCGTCGTCGGTCTGGTCTTCCCGGTGATGCTGCTGCTGATGTTCGGCTATCTCATCGGCGGCGGACGGGGCGTCGAGGGCGAGTACGTCGGCTTCCTGGTGCCCGGCATGCTGGCGCTGACCATGGCCTTCGGCCTGGAGTCGACGATGCTGGCGGTCACCCAGGACCTGGGCAAGGGGGTCATCGACCGGTTCCGCTCGATGCCGATGGCGTCGTCCGCGGTGCTGGTCGGGCGGAGCGTTGCGGACATGCTCCAGTCGGCGGTCAGCGTGGTCGTGATGATCGGGGTCGGATACGCGATCGGCTGGCGCTGGCACGGATCGTTCGGGGCGCTGCTGGGGGCCGTGGGGCTGCTGCTTCTGCTGCGCTTCGCGATGCTGTGGATCGGGATCTGTCTGGCGATGGTGGCGGGCAAGCCCGAGATGGTTCAGGCGGTGCAGATCCTGGTCTGGCCGATCGGCTTCCTCTCCAACGCCTTCGCGGCGCCGTCGTCGATGCCGGGCTGGCTGGGCGCGGCGGTCGAGTGGAACCCGCTGTCGGCGACAGCCACGGCTGTACGTGATCTGTCGGGCATCGCGGTGGACGGCTCGTGGACGGCGGAGCACGCGCAGTTGATGGCGGTGGCGTGGCCGTTGGTGCTGGTCGCGGTGTTCTTCCCGCTGGCGGTCGGGCGGTTCAGGCGTCTCAGTCACTGA
- a CDS encoding glutamate decarboxylase encodes MALHKGQTGAEGSADEQELRRLSVNPFYGATNPVSGMASAPPKHRLPDGPVTPETAYRLVHDELMLDGNSRLNLATFVTTWMEPQAGLLMAECRDKNMIDKDEYPRTAELERRCVAMLADLWNAPDPATVVGCSTTGSSEACMLAGMALKRRWAQRNSDRYPATARPNLVMGINVQVCWEKFCNFWEVEARLVPMEGDRFHLDPQAAADLCDENTIGVVPVLGSTFDGSYEPVAEVCAALDALQERTGLDIPVHVDGASGAMVAPFIDEELVWDFRLPRVSSINTSGHKYGLVYPGVGWALWRSPAELPEELVFRVNYLGGDMPTFALNFSRPGAQVVAQYYTFLRLGREGYRAVQQTSRDIACGLAERIDALDDFQLLTRGDELPVFAFTTAPGVRNFDVFDVSRRLREHGWLVPAYTFPKNREDLSVLRMVCRNGFSADLAELLLEDLNKLMPELRGQPHPMTDTHAATSFHH; translated from the coding sequence ATGGCACTCCACAAGGGTCAAACGGGCGCCGAGGGCTCGGCCGACGAACAGGAGCTGCGCAGACTCTCCGTCAATCCCTTCTACGGGGCGACCAACCCGGTCAGCGGAATGGCCTCGGCCCCGCCGAAGCACCGGCTTCCCGACGGCCCGGTGACGCCCGAGACCGCGTACCGGCTGGTCCATGACGAGCTCATGCTCGACGGCAACTCCCGGCTCAACCTCGCCACCTTCGTCACCACCTGGATGGAGCCGCAGGCCGGGTTGCTGATGGCGGAGTGCCGGGACAAGAACATGATCGACAAGGACGAGTATCCGCGCACCGCCGAGCTGGAGCGGCGCTGTGTGGCCATGCTCGCCGACCTCTGGAACGCCCCGGACCCCGCCACCGTGGTCGGCTGCTCGACCACCGGCTCGAGCGAGGCCTGCATGCTCGCCGGGATGGCGCTCAAGCGCCGCTGGGCGCAGCGCAACAGCGACCGCTACCCCGCCACCGCACGGCCGAATCTGGTGATGGGCATCAACGTCCAGGTCTGCTGGGAGAAGTTCTGCAACTTCTGGGAGGTCGAGGCACGGCTCGTCCCCATGGAGGGCGACCGCTTCCATCTCGATCCGCAGGCCGCCGCCGATCTCTGCGACGAGAACACCATCGGCGTCGTGCCCGTGCTCGGCTCCACCTTCGACGGGTCCTACGAGCCCGTCGCCGAGGTCTGCGCGGCCCTGGACGCCCTCCAGGAGCGCACCGGACTGGACATCCCCGTCCATGTCGACGGCGCGTCCGGCGCGATGGTCGCGCCGTTCATCGACGAGGAGCTGGTCTGGGACTTCCGGCTGCCGCGGGTCTCCTCGATCAACACCTCGGGACACAAGTACGGCCTGGTCTATCCCGGGGTGGGCTGGGCGCTGTGGCGCTCGCCCGCCGAGCTGCCCGAGGAACTGGTCTTCCGGGTCAACTATCTGGGCGGTGACATGCCCACCTTCGCCCTCAACTTCTCGCGTCCCGGCGCGCAGGTCGTCGCTCAGTACTACACCTTCCTGCGGCTGGGGCGGGAGGGCTACCGGGCCGTCCAGCAGACCTCCCGGGACATCGCCTGCGGGCTCGCGGAACGGATCGACGCCCTGGACGACTTCCAACTCCTCACCCGTGGCGACGAGTTGCCCGTGTTCGCCTTCACCACCGCCCCCGGCGTACGGAACTTCGATGTCTTCGACGTCTCACGGCGGCTGCGCGAACACGGCTGGCTGGTGCCCGCGTACACCTTCCCGAAGAACCGCGAGGATCTCTCCGTGCTGCGCATGGTCTGCCGCAACGGCTTCTCGGCCGACCTCGCCGAGCTGCTGCTGGAGGACCTGAACAAGCTGATGCCGGAACTGCGCGGCCAGCCGCACCCCATGACGGACACGCACGCGGCGACGTCCTTCCACCACTGA
- a CDS encoding YbjQ family protein: protein MGIEDYGGGQGPQSDVLVVTTNDVPGFQVQEVIGEVFGLTVRSRHLGSQIGAGLKSMVGGELKGLTKTLVETRNQAMQRLVEQARSRGANAVLMFRFDVTEAADVGTEVCAYGTAVVIARV, encoded by the coding sequence ATGGGCATCGAGGATTACGGCGGCGGGCAGGGGCCGCAGTCCGACGTACTGGTGGTCACCACGAACGACGTACCCGGATTCCAGGTGCAGGAGGTCATCGGCGAGGTCTTCGGCCTCACGGTGCGCTCGCGCCATCTGGGCAGCCAGATCGGCGCCGGCCTCAAGTCGATGGTCGGCGGTGAGCTGAAGGGGCTGACCAAGACCCTGGTCGAGACCCGTAACCAGGCGATGCAACGGCTGGTGGAGCAGGCGCGGTCGCGTGGCGCGAACGCGGTGCTCATGTTCCGCTTCGATGTGACGGAAGCGGCGGATGTGGGCACGGAGGTCTGTGCGTACGGCACGGCCGTCGTGATCGCCCGCGTCTGA